TGCCGCAATCCCCTCTTCATCCAATCCTGCAATTTCTTTATTTTTCATGATGACACGGCCGTTTACAATTGTAGTATCGACAGGCGCATCAGCGATACCAAATAAAAAATGCCCCCAGATGTTCTCACCGGTCATCGGCGTGGGCGGAAAATAATCGACCAGAATCAAATCCGCCAAACAGCCGGGTTCGATTCTACCTATTTTTTGTCCCGAGATCCGTTCGAAAATCTTCGGGTTGTTTTTGAGTGTCATTTGCTGAATTTCATTCCAGCCGGCATTCGAATTTTGCAAATCATGTTTGTGCAGCAAATTCGCTGTCCGTGCATCCGGCCATATATTCGCAGACATGCCGTCGGTGCCGATGCCAACTAAAATTTCTTTCTGAAGTAATTTAAAAACATCCGTGCGCCCAACCGCGTTATTCATGTTCGACTGTGGATTATGGACGACGACCGTGTCGGTTTCTGCAAGCAGGTCCACTTCGGATTCATCGAGATGAATCCCGTGTGCCGCGATTGTCTTATCGCCTAAAATACCAAATTCCCGTAAGCGTTCAACAACGCCAATCTGAAATTTTTCCCGCGTTTGGTCGCCATCCACCCCGTCTTCAAGAACATGAATATGGCAGCCGCGATTCGAGGTTTTGCTAAGCTCAGCGGCCTTTTGCAGGCTCTCGTTTTCTAAAGTAAACGAGGCATGCAAGCCAACCATGCCATCGAAAAGGTGATCGGGATTTTCTTGTCTGGCATTTTGACATTTTTGAATATAACGCGCATTTTCTTGTAATCCTAATTCACGAATTTCCTCGCCGTTGCGGTCTGAGACTTCGTAGCAAAGTACACCACGCAATCCCAATAAATTCAGCGCTTCCTCAATTTTGTCAAGGCTGCCTTCAACAGCCTTTGGGCTGGCGTGGTGATCGATAATGGAGGTAACTCCATGTTTGACCGCGGAGATGGCTTGCACTAAAGCACTATAGTAAACTGCCTGCAAATCGAGCGCTGAATCCAGCTTCCACCAGAGAAACTTGAGAATTTCATGAAAATTTGATGGAGCTTTTTGCAAAGCCAAACCGCGGGCAAACGTACCGTAAAAATGCATGTGGGTGTTAACCCAGCCCGGCATTAGTAGTCGACCGCCGCCATCAAATTGCTCAAACTGTATGTACTTTTGTTTAAGCTCGCTTTTCCCTCCGATTTCCTTAATACGAGTGCCCTCAATTGCAACTGCGTGACCATCTAAAATGGTGTTTTGGTCATCATTGGTGAAGATGAGTGTATTGTGGATTAGCAAACTCATAATATTTCAGAAAAATCAAAAAGCCTTGCGGCATGAAATACTGTTAGAATTTCGACTTCCTTTTGTTTTAACCTGTAAACAATACGATAATTGCCAAAGATAATTTCTCTAATCGTCTCCAGTTGCAATTCAGGAACGATTCTACCAGATTTTGGGAACAGCTCTAATCTCTCAACTGATTCAAATACTCGATTTGCGAAAACTTGAGCATAGCGAGGAGCATCACGCGCGATAAAATTACAGATTGCATCTAAATCATCAAGCGCTTGATTCGACCAATTTATTCTAGCCATTTTTTCATGCGTTTCTTAGCTTCTTCATGGGAAACGACTTGACCCGCATTTGCTTGTTGGATCCCTTTCTCAACCTTATACAAAAAATATATTCTTTCCATGGCATCCTCAAAACTAACTTCTTCAGGTAATTCATTAACCGCGTTTAAAATTTTTTCTTTTACCGTTTTATGTTTCATATTAATTATCCTCGAATAATATTTGTCGGTAAATCCTGTCACATGTGCAACCAAACTATTATTTAGTTCTAAGGCAATTCGGCAGCATCATTAAAAATGGCATGCAATTATCATAATTTAACTCATCATAATTGACGCCAAGATTGATATTTGCATAATACTTCCCCTGATTATCTTTGTAATATTTTTCTGACGGAATTTTCCAATATTGGTCGCCGATTTTTTCGGTCAGAAACCATTTTCCCAATAATCGAGCCGCCCGTCCGTTGCCATCCGTAAAGGGATGTATGTGAGCAAATATTAAATGCATCATCGAGGCAAAATAAAAAATCTCTTCGAGTGAGAGCTTGTCCTTCAATAAAGCTTCCATCTTTTGAAAAAATGACTTCATTCTCTTCTGAACGTGTTCGGGCTCAAGCGCTAAGTAGGCTAAACCAGTCTGTCCAAAAACACCGACTTTATCAATGCGATAGTTACCTCTTTTGCTTTTTATTAATAAGGTCGGCGAAAAAATGCGGTGACATTCTAAAAAGTTAGACTCGCTTAATTTACTTTTTTGAGCAAACTGATACGCCGTGACAAGATTTTCAATTTCTTCAATTTCTTTCGTTTGTTTAAACTTTTCGGGAGAAAGTTTATAGTTCATGAAAGAATTTAAATCAACGCTGTTTCCTTCAATATTTGACGAGTAAACAGCGGATGCCTGAGTAGAATATCCCAAATCTATATGTTGATCACTAAAATCAAAGCTACTGATTAAAAATTCTATTTCATGTCCAATTCGATCCGTGTATTCTGAAAAGTATTTCTTGCTGGTGATTTCCATATTGATGAGTAGCTCACTCAGTTTACCAAGTCAACTCTCTTCAACCTTTTCTTTTTTGTCTTTACTCCTTTACCTGAGGTCACTGTTCGACCATTCGTAAGATCATCAATCACATCCGCATGCAACTGCATCAACACTTTCTCGGGTGTCAATGGCGAATCATATGCAAACTCGGCCTCAGGTCGAAAGGCGCGCATAGCATTGCGAATGGCGAAAAAGACGCCGATGCCGTACATTAGCGGCGGTTCGCCGACTGCCTTGGCACCGTAGGGTCCCCGTGGATTATCGACATTTTCCAGCAGTTTGACTTCTAAAACATCCGGCATGAAATAAACATCCGGCAGCTTGTAAGTCGCCAGAGAGTTGGAAAGGTACTTGCCTTTTTCATTAAATTTCAATTCTTCCAAAGTCATCCAGCCGAGTCCCTGGGCCAGCCCGCCTTCGATTTGACCGCGGTCGACGAGTTCGTTAATGGGCCGCCCGAGATCATGAACGATTTTCGCGGAATTGATATCATAGGTGCCGCGCAGACAATCGACTGTTACTTCAAAAATTCCGGTGCCGAAAACATGATAAGCAAACGGGTGTCCTTTTTCTTTCTCTCTATCGAACCAGATTCCCGGCGTCGTATAAAACCCATGTGCCGAGAGACTTACTCGATTTAGATAAGCTGTTTGAATCAGTTTTCCCCAGGTCCAACCCGTCTCTTTGCCATCGAACAAAACTTTTTCATTTTCAAGTGTGATCTTTTCATTATGTGACAAACCTAATTCTTTAGCGGCAAGAGATTTTAACCGATCCAAGATTTGTCCGACCGCAATTAGCGTTGCATTGCCATTCAAATCCGTCGTCGCACTGGCTGCGCTGGCAGACATATTTGCAATGCGGATGGTGTTTGTACTTTCGATTTTGACGCGTTCACTTTGAATGCCAAAGGCTTTTGCCGCTAT
Above is a window of candidate division KSB1 bacterium DNA encoding:
- the ssnA gene encoding putative aminohydrolase SsnA, whose product is MSLLIHNTLIFTNDDQNTILDGHAVAIEGTRIKEIGGKSELKQKYIQFEQFDGGGRLLMPGWVNTHMHFYGTFARGLALQKAPSNFHEILKFLWWKLDSALDLQAVYYSALVQAISAVKHGVTSIIDHHASPKAVEGSLDKIEEALNLLGLRGVLCYEVSDRNGEEIRELGLQENARYIQKCQNARQENPDHLFDGMVGLHASFTLENESLQKAAELSKTSNRGCHIHVLEDGVDGDQTREKFQIGVVERLREFGILGDKTIAAHGIHLDESEVDLLAETDTVVVHNPQSNMNNAVGRTDVFKLLQKEILVGIGTDGMSANIWPDARTANLLHKHDLQNSNAGWNEIQQMTLKNNPKIFERISGQKIGRIEPGCLADLILVDYFPPTPMTGENIWGHFLFGIADAPVDTTIVNGRVIMKNKEIAGLDEEGIAA
- a CDS encoding type II toxin-antitoxin system RelE/ParE family toxin, giving the protein MARINWSNQALDDLDAICNFIARDAPRYAQVFANRVFESVERLELFPKSGRIVPELQLETIREIIFGNYRIVYRLKQKEVEILTVFHAARLFDFSEIL
- a CDS encoding Fic family protein, which translates into the protein MEITSKKYFSEYTDRIGHEIEFLISSFDFSDQHIDLGYSTQASAVYSSNIEGNSVDLNSFMNYKLSPEKFKQTKEIEEIENLVTAYQFAQKSKLSESNFLECHRIFSPTLLIKSKRGNYRIDKVGVFGQTGLAYLALEPEHVQKRMKSFFQKMEALLKDKLSLEEIFYFASMMHLIFAHIHPFTDGNGRAARLLGKWFLTEKIGDQYWKIPSEKYYKDNQGKYYANINLGVNYDELNYDNCMPFLMMLPNCLRTK